TATTGGGGTATACAGTGGGGCTAGCatgcagttctgcccacaaattttcaataggattgaggtcagggttttgtgatggccactccaatatacctttactttgttgtccttaagccattttgccacaactttggatgtatgcttggggtcattgtccatttggaagacccatttaacttcctgactgatgtcttgagatgttgcttcaatatatccacatacttttcctgcctcatgaagccatctattttgtttagtgtgccagtccctcctgcagcaaagcacccccacaacatgatgctgccacccccgtgcttcacggttgggatggtgttcttcggcttgcaagccttccccttttccctcctaacataatgatggtcattatggctaaacagttctatttttgtttcatcagaccagaggacatttctccaaaaagtacgatctttctccccatgtgcagttgcaaaccgtcgtctggctttttttatggcggttttggagcagtggcttcttccttgctgagcggcctttcaggttatgttgaaataggactcattttactgtggatatagatacttttgtacctgtttcctccagcatcttcacaagatcctttgcacttttcacaccaaggtacgttcatctctaggagaccgctacttcctgagcggtatgacggctgtgtggtcccatggtgtttatacttgcgtgctattgtttgtagatgaatgtggtaccttcaggcgtttggaaaatgctcccaaggatgaaccagacttgtggaggtctataacaaaaaaattctgaggtcttggctgatttcttttaatttccacatgatgtcaaacaaagaggcactgggtttgaatgtaggccttgaaatacatccacaggtacacctccaattgacctaAGTGAAATGTGATATCATTTCAACTAGACATTACCCAGAGTGCTGTGTGATATCATTTCAACTAGACATTACCCAGAGTGCTGTGTGATATCATTTCAACAAGACATTACCCAGAGTGATGTGTGATATCATTTCAACAAGACATTACCCAGAGTGCTGTGTGATATCATTTCAACTAGACATTACCCAGAGTGCTGTGTGTTATCATTTCAACTAGACATTACCCAGAGTGATGTGTGATATCATTTCAACAAGACATTACCCAGAGTGATGTGTGATATCATTTCAACAAGACATTACCCAGAGCGATGTCAGTATCTCTCCACTcatctgctggtctctgatccatGGTGTGTGATTGGAAGTGGAGTCAAACTCATAGGCTGCGTTtaaacaggcagcccaattctgacatGTTTCACTAATTGATCTTTCGACCAATCCGATCAGCACTGAAAAAGATCAGATGTGAAAAGATCAGAAATGGGCTgcatgtgtaaacgcagccttggAAAATAGTCCATAGTTCCCTTTGTTGTCATTGAGTAaattcttcctctcctctcctgtttgtGTAGTCGGGAGGATTTCCAACGGATCCCAGAGTTGGCCATCAACCCTCTGGGAGACAGAATCATCAATGCCTTCTTTCCCGAGGGGTGAGTAGTATGTGTCCTTCCCTGATTTCTTTAAAGATGCACATAGCTTTGACTCGAGTCACTCGCCACACGAACAAACCCATTTAGTAATGTACGATAAACATACAGTAAACATTCCTTTGTTTGAGTCTACCTTaacattgtatttatattgtaatgAATTTTCTTAAGTTACGTGTGTATGACCGGTTGTGCTGGTCTTTGAAATTCACATTAAAGTTTTGTGTTTTTATTCGACAACATGACTTGGATAGACCTATATCATTACAATCCCAAAACAAACAGTGTGTAGACGACTTAATTTTAGCTTATAACAATGTCATGACCGCAGTTAAATTCCATGTGACCATTTGAGTCACAGTAACTAGGCTTCTCTAAAACGgcgctctgatgctgctgatggtcattagtagcctaccaagcTTGCTAATGACCAGTCGCtattggcctggtactcagggctctattgtccctccatcaggtcctaatggcctggtactcagggctctattgtccctccatcaggtcctatggACTGgttctcagggctctattgtccctccatcaggttctaatggcctggtactcagggctcttgTCCcgccatcaggtcctaatggcctggtactccgggttctattgtccctccatcaggtcctaatggcctggtactcagggctctattgtccctccatcaggtcctaatggcctggtactcagggctctattgcccctccatcaggtcctaatggcctggtactcgggGCTCTattccctgttcaaaggcacttaggcatcttttgtcttgtccatttaAACTCTatatggcacacatacacaatccatgtctcaattgtctcaaggcttaaacaatATTAttgaacctgtctccttcccttcattctACACtgaattgaagtggatttaacacgtgacatcaataagggatcgtagcgttcacctggattcacctggtcagtgtatatCCTAAGGTTTCTATCATAACTAGTGTTGCATAATCAACTGTAATTTAACCCTATAGGAGGACCAGTTTCAAATTCTGACTTTGTTAATTACTCAACATGGAATTGATGCGTTTGCACACTCCCCTCGGAAATCTATTTTTATTCAGCCATGTTCATTTTGTATTGTTCATAtaataaaataatgccacggtaAGTCCAAGCAGatcgtgtctgctaaatgaactagcgtctgctaaatgaactagcgtctgctaaatgaactagcgtctgctaaatgaactagcgtctgctaaatgaactagcgtctgctaaatgaactagcgtCTGCTATGAAcctagcgtctgctaaatgaactagcgtctgctaaatgaactagcgtctgctaaatgaactagcgtctgctaaatgaactagcgtctgctaaatgaactagcgtctgctaaatgaactagcgtctgctaaatgaactagcgtctgctaaatgaactagcgtctgctaaatgaactagcgtctgctaaatgaactagcgtctgctaaatgaactagcgtctgctaaatgaactagcgtctgctaaatgaactagcgtctgctaaatgaactagcgtctgctaaatgaactagcgtctgctaaatgaactagcgtctgctaaatgaactagcgtctgctaaatgaactagcgtctgctaaatgaactagcgtCTGctatctgctaaatgaactagcgtctgctaaatgaactagcgtctgctaaatgaactagcgtctgctaaatgaactagcgtCTGctatctgctaaatgaactagcgtctgctaaatgaactagcgtCTGCCCTGAGTaccagctcgggggtttgaacttttaacctcccggttactagtccaacgctctaaccattaggctacccagccgcccctacactctaaccgctaggctaccctgccgcctctacactctaaccgctaggctaccctgccgcctctacactctaaccgctaggctaccctgccgcctctacactctaaccgctaggctaccctgccgcctctacactctaaccgctaggctaccctgccgcctctacactctaaccgctaggctaccctgccgcctctacactctaaccgctaggctaccctgccgcctctacactctaaccgctaggctaccctgccgcctctacactctaaccaaatAACTGAGCCCGGCAGTTATTTGCATGACAGTTACcagctgggtgggggggggggaatgaccgccacagccctagtcatGTGTACCACAATGAATAGCCTGATATTAGAAGGTCGCGTTGGTCTAAGGTGTTCTGACCTCCCAAGTCATGACCAATCATGTGAATGACCTGTTTTTTTGCTGTGTGTCTATTCAGCAAATTATACAGCTTAAAAAGAGAAATATCCTATGTCTCTATGAAGGCTCTTCTGGTCGGGGTGATGTAATTGTTGTTGTCCCGGCTGTGTTTTCTCAGGGAGGACCAGGTGAACTTCAGGGGCTTCATGAGAACCCTGGCTCACTTCCGTCCTATAGAAGACAACGAGAAGAACAAGGACCCCACTGCCTCTGAACCTCTCAACAGCAGGACCAATAAGCTGCTCTGTAAGTCTAATCAGTGGGTGGGGTCCTAGCCcgagtcccagatctgtttctgctgTCTTGACTCCTTGTCACTCATCATttattggcaagacagcacaaacagaactGCGACCCAGGCCAGATCAGTTGACAATGTCCTATAGAggactaaactcagcaaaaaaagaaacgtcctctcactgtcagctgcgtttattttcagcaaacttgtaatttgtaaatatttatatgaacacaagattcaacaactgagacatataAACAAGTCATTCACATGATTGGTCATGACTTGGGAGGTTAActgtactgtagaatactatatacCAACAGGCTGTTGGTTAActgtactgtagaatactatatacCAACAGGCTGTTGGTTAActgtactgtagaatactatatacCAACAGGCTGTTGGTTAActgtactgtagaatactatatacCAACAGGCTGTTGGTTAActgtactgtagaatactatatacCAACAGGCTGTTGGTTAActgtactgtagaatactatatacCAACAGGCTGTTGGTTAActgtactgtagaatactatatacCAACAGGCTGTTGGTTAActgtactgtagaatactatatacCAACAGGCTGTTGGTTAActgtactgtagaatactatatacCAACAGGCTGTTGGTTAActgtactgtagaatactatatacCAACAGGCTGTTGGTTAActgtactgtagaatactatatacCAACAGGCTGTTGGTTAActgtactgtagaatactatatacCAACAGGCTGTTGGTTAActgtactgtagaatactatatacCAACAGGCTGTTGGTTAActgtactgtagaatactatatacCAACAGGCTGTTGGTTAActgtactgtagaatactatatacCAACAGGCTGTTGGTTAActgtactgtagaatactatatacCAACTGACTCTTCTTCTTTCCCAATCTGATGGATATAAATGTATTTTGAAAACGATTATTTGACCTCAACCCcttttctcctgtctctccccccccccccccttccagttGCTTTCCAGCTGTACGACCTAGACAGAGATGATAAGATCTCCCGTGATGAGCTGCTACAGGTGAGAATAGAGTCAGGGTTGAAATTACACACTCTTGTGGTTCCCCCACTAGAAATCtttgtttttttttttgggggggggggggcgtaatcTCTTGATACCAGACCTCAACACCATATTCTCATTCAACAATCAGGGCTTGAATGTTGTGGAGTAGTTTGATGTTAAGAGTTTGCATCAAGGGGGACCAGGTATCTCTTCCCCCTGATGAAGGAAATGACCCTAGAGCTGAATAACAAGATCTTAGGCAGAGAGAGAATTGTCCTTTGGTTTGTTCCTCGTGTCATGACGTAATTTGAGCCTATTTAAGTTAATACCAAGATGGACAAGGAGGAAAATATTTATTTGTCACGAGCCCTGCTGCTCAGCATATACTTACGGgaatttcaaagtgtttttggCATTGAGAAGGAGAGGGAATTTGCCCTGGACAGTAAACAATGGTGTACATTTCCAACCCTAACTAAATGTTGTTTTCGTCATACTACATTGTTCCCATTCtagctccctctcctcctgtctctcctcttcttctccccctccctctcctcctgtctctcctcttcttctccccctccctctcctcctgtctctcctcttcctccctcccctccctctcctcttcctccctcccctccctctcctcctgtctctcctcttcctccctcccctccctctcctcctgtctctcctcttcttctccccctccctctccttctgtctctcctcttcttctccccccccctctcctcctgtctctcctcccccccctcactctcctcctgtctctcctccccccctcactcccctcctgtctctcctccccccctcactctcctcctgtctctcctccccccctcactctcctcctgtctctcctccccccctcactctcctcctgtctctcctcccccctcactctcctcctgtctctcctccccccctcactctcctcctgtctctcctcccctcctgtctcttctccccctccctctcctcctgtctctcctcttcctccctcccctccctctcctcctgtctctcctcttcctccctcccctccctctcctcctgtctctcctcttcctccctcccctccctctcctcctgtctctcctcttcctccctcccctccctctcctcctgtctctcctcttcctccctcccctccctctcctcctgtctctcctcttcttctccccctccctctccttctgtctctcctcttcttctccccccccctctcctccccccctcactctcctcctgtctctcctccccccctcactcccctcctgtctctcctcccccctcactctcctcctgtctctcctccccccctcactctcctcctgtctctcctcccccccctcactctcctcctgtctctcctcccccctcactctcctcccccctcactcccctcctgtctctcctcccccctcactccccccctcactctcctcctgtctctcctccccccctcactctcctcctgtctctcctccccccctcactctcctcctgtctctcctccccccctcactctcctcctgtctctcctccccccctcactctcctctccccccctcactctcctccccccctcactctcctcctgtctcttctttccccccctccctctcctcctgtctcttctttcccccccctccctctcctcctgtcccccccccccccccatctaactAACTAAATGTTGTTTTCGTCATACTACATTGTCCCCATTCTAGCTCCTGTTTATTCCATGTCATTGGCTGTGCAGTGCCCTATGACACCTGGGGTGTTTTTACTCTGAACCAAACAGAAGAAACCAAGACgtgacctacctgaatttgtccaataaactTTTGAACTAAATAAATACACCCCTGCTCTTCTCTGTGTGACTGGTCTGGGATTATGACCTACAATCACTGTAACCTCCGGGTTCAATGACTCACTGAAAACCGATCTCTTGTTTTGCAAACAACATTGCTGCCTAACATTGTTCGTGACGCCATGAACGGGCCTTTTGTAGAGCTTATCGACACAGGAACTTCCAGCCTGAATCAGTTTCTGCACCCTTCATGTTACCAGCACATTGAagtggatatatatattttttttttctctcacttatACTCATTATTTGTCATTTTATGTATAGTACATTTAGGATGTCCTCTTGTACTATACAACTCTGCTGTTAAGACTTGGAGAAAACTGTCAACTTTATACCCTAGGGAAAGTTGGTGTGAACACGTTTATTCCAGGTTCTTAGGATGATGGTTGGTGTGAACGGGATTTATTCCAGGTTCTTAGGATGATGGTTGGTGTGAACGGGATTTATTCCAGGTTCTTAGGATGATGGTGTGAATGGGATTTATTCCAGGTTCTTAGGATGATGGTTGGTGTGAACGGGATTTATTCCAGGTTCTTAGGATGATGGTTGGTGTGAACGGGATTTATTCCAGGTTCTTAGGATGATGGTTGGTGTGAACGGGATTTATTCCAGGTTCTTAGGATGATGGTTGGTGTGAACGGGATTTATTCCAGGTTCTTAGGATGATGGTTGGTGTGAACATGTTTATTCCAGGTTCTCAGGATGATGGTTGGTGTGAACATGTTTATTCCAGGTTCTCAGGATGATGGTTGGTGTGAACATGTTTATTCCAGGTTCTCAGGATGATGGTTGGTGTGAACATTTCTGACGAGCAGCTGGGCAGCATCGCTGATAGGACCATCCAGGAGGCCGACCAGAACGGAGACAACTCGATTTCCTTTAATGAGTTCATCAAGGTTGGAAACTTACAACATATTTATGTTTGGGCCGGGGATCATTACCTAATACTAACCTACATTCTGTTGTCAGTTCTACAGGACTGTCTTTGTAGCAGTGTGTGAGCCAAGTCCATTGATATTTGTTCAGTGTGTGTATTCAgtacccttgactttttccacagccttattcctaaaattgattaaaattgttttttcccctcatcaatctacacacaataccccataattacaaagcaaaaacaagttgtTGTTTTTGGGGGGGTAAAAATGGAAATATGACATTTCCATAAACATTCAGACCATTTAcccagaactttgttgaagcacctttggcagcgattacagccttgagtcttcttgggtatgatgctccctgcttgacacacctgtatttggggagtgtctccacgttcttctctgcagatcctctcaagctctgtcaggttggatggggagtgtcgctgcacagctattttcaggtctctcaggaaatgtttgattgggtttcaagtctgggctctggctgggccacttaaggacattcagagaattgacccgaagccactactgcattttggctgtgtgcttagggtcgttgtcctgttgaaagatgaaccttcttcccagtctgaggtcctgagtgctctggatccTTGgtattcatcaaggatctctctgtactttgctctgttcatcttcccctcgatcctgactaatctcccagtccctgcagctgaaaaacatcccaacagcttgacactgccaccaccatgcttcaccgtagggatggtgccaggttttctccagatgtgacgcttggcattcaggccaaagagttcaatcttggtttcatcagaccagagaatcttgtttctgagagtggtttttggcaaactccaagcaggctgttatggaggccacttctcagtaaaaggcacgtctggccaatctaccataaaggcttgattggtggagagctgcagagatggttgtccttctggaaggtcctcccatctccacagaggaactctggagctctgtcacagagtgaccattgggttcttggtcacctccctgacaaaggcccttctcccctgattgctcagtttgaccaggtggccagc
This genomic stretch from Oncorhynchus kisutch isolate 150728-3 linkage group LG7, Okis_V2, whole genome shotgun sequence harbors:
- the LOC109882192 gene encoding calcineurin B homologous protein 1-like, with amino-acid sequence MGSRASTLLREEEIEEIKKETGFSHSQITRLYSRFTSLDKGENGTLSREDFQRIPELAINPLGDRIINAFFPEGEDQVNFRGFMRTLAHFRPIEDNEKNKDPTASEPLNSRTNKLLFAFQLYDLDRDDKISRDELLQVLRMMVGVNISDEQLGSIADRTIQEADQNGDNSISFNEFIKVLEKVDVEQKMSIRFLH